In Mycobacteriales bacterium, the following are encoded in one genomic region:
- a CDS encoding nucleoside deaminase, translated as MDTAAGWSRCLTLAWESFCARTTPVGAVVLAPDGTIVAEGRGRRFEPPIADRQLAHSRIAHAEINALAVLPPTRSYGDHVLLTTLEPCCMCLGAAIQSTITSLHYAAPDPYGGSAHLAIDTPQARRRPLSPYGPLHDERGAFAEQLHLVWLLDAAAPDAVLQPHRTVRPDAYAAAVRARSRLTDLRASHAPLPAAMDSRRT; from the coding sequence GTGGACACCGCTGCGGGTTGGTCACGCTGCCTGACGCTGGCCTGGGAAAGCTTCTGCGCGCGGACCACGCCGGTCGGCGCGGTCGTCCTCGCACCGGACGGCACGATCGTGGCCGAGGGCCGCGGACGGAGGTTCGAACCGCCGATCGCCGATCGCCAGCTCGCCCACAGCCGCATCGCACACGCTGAGATCAACGCCCTCGCCGTCCTTCCCCCGACTCGCAGCTACGGGGACCACGTGCTGCTCACCACGCTGGAGCCGTGCTGCATGTGTCTGGGCGCCGCGATCCAGTCCACGATCACGTCACTGCACTACGCCGCGCCCGACCCGTACGGCGGCAGCGCCCACCTCGCCATCGACACGCCCCAGGCGCGACGCCGACCGCTGAGCCCGTACGGACCCCTCCATGACGAGCGCGGAGCATTCGCCGAGCAACTGCACCTCGTATGGTTGCTCGACGCAGCAGCGCCGGACGCCGTACTGCAGCCGCACCGCACCGTACGCCCGGACGCCTACGCCGCCGCCGTACGAGCCCGATCCCGGCTGACCGACCTACGTGCCTCACACGCACCACTGCCCGCCGCCATGGACAGCCGCCGCACCTGA